One region of Collinsella aerofaciens ATCC 25986 genomic DNA includes:
- a CDS encoding potassium/proton antiporter gives MNQILLFIGLVIILCLTIKPVGKKLPFPTLLIFIALGMLLGVNGPTHIDFSDYALTETVCSTALLFIMFYGGFNTNIDRAKPVAAPAVLLSTLGVVITAGITGVFAHFALGIDWIGSLLLGSVVASTDAASVFSVLREHSLSLRGGTDSLLEVESGSNDPVAYMLTAVLATLAAGGDINIPALLAKQIILGVGLGLAIGWAAGRLIERAHATAKDAQTIFLFAVAIVAYALPSYLGGNGFLAVYLAGIVLGASDITGKVEMAHFFDTLTEMAEMTIFFLLGLLVTPARLPQMLLPGLALMAFMLFASRPIAVGMLLAPFRTNPRQVALVSWAGLRGAASVVFSLFAVVAGVPGGHDLFDLVFVIAVSSIVVQGSLLPAVAKKLDMIDATGDVRRTFNDYRDEDGMSFVKLKVGAGHPFAERSLADIGSATDMLVVLVLRDGAHPVLPNGDTVIQEGDLLVMAAPTFEERAEVTLREVTVTPHGRLAGQRLRDVPQGKHPFIVVMLKREGQTIIPDGNTLIYAGDEAVIATLAS, from the coding sequence ATGAACCAGATCCTTCTCTTTATCGGCCTCGTCATTATTCTGTGCCTGACCATCAAACCCGTCGGCAAAAAACTCCCCTTCCCCACCCTGCTCATCTTTATCGCGCTGGGCATGCTGTTGGGCGTCAACGGCCCGACGCATATCGACTTTAGCGACTACGCACTCACCGAAACCGTCTGCAGCACGGCGCTGCTGTTCATCATGTTCTACGGCGGCTTTAACACCAATATCGACCGCGCCAAGCCCGTCGCTGCGCCGGCGGTGCTGCTGAGCACGCTCGGCGTCGTCATCACTGCCGGCATCACCGGCGTGTTCGCCCACTTCGCGCTGGGGATCGACTGGATCGGCAGCCTGCTGCTGGGATCGGTCGTGGCATCCACCGACGCGGCGAGCGTCTTTAGCGTACTGCGTGAGCACAGCCTGTCGCTGAGAGGTGGCACCGACTCGCTGCTCGAGGTCGAATCGGGCTCCAACGACCCCGTCGCCTACATGCTCACCGCTGTGCTCGCTACACTCGCGGCCGGCGGCGACATCAACATTCCCGCACTGCTGGCCAAGCAGATTATCCTGGGCGTGGGCCTGGGCCTTGCCATCGGCTGGGCGGCGGGCCGCCTGATTGAACGCGCGCACGCAACGGCCAAGGACGCGCAGACCATCTTTTTGTTCGCCGTGGCCATCGTCGCCTACGCGCTGCCGAGCTACCTGGGCGGCAACGGCTTTTTGGCTGTATACCTGGCCGGCATTGTGCTGGGTGCCAGCGACATCACCGGCAAAGTCGAGATGGCGCACTTCTTTGACACCCTCACCGAGATGGCAGAGATGACCATCTTCTTTTTGCTGGGCCTGCTCGTTACACCCGCACGCCTGCCGCAAATGCTGCTACCGGGCCTGGCACTCATGGCGTTTATGCTCTTTGCGAGCCGCCCCATCGCCGTAGGCATGCTGCTGGCGCCGTTTAGGACGAACCCTCGCCAGGTTGCACTCGTAAGCTGGGCGGGTCTGCGCGGAGCAGCTTCGGTCGTCTTTAGTCTCTTTGCCGTGGTGGCCGGCGTTCCCGGCGGACACGACCTATTTGACCTGGTGTTTGTGATTGCCGTGTCGAGCATTGTGGTGCAGGGCTCGCTGCTGCCGGCGGTGGCGAAGAAGCTCGATATGATCGATGCGACCGGCGACGTGCGCCGCACCTTTAACGACTACCGCGACGAGGACGGCATGTCGTTTGTAAAGCTCAAGGTGGGCGCTGGACATCCGTTTGCCGAACGCTCACTCGCGGACATCGGCAGCGCCACGGACATGCTCGTGGTCCTGGTGCTTCGCGACGGCGCGCACCCAGTGCTGCCCAACGGCGATACCGTGATCCAGGAAGGCGATCTGCTGGTGATGGCCGCCCCAACGTTCGAAGAGCGTGCCGAGGTTACGCTGCGCGAGGTCACCGTGACGCCCCACGGTCGCCTGGCCGGCCAGCGCCTGCGCGATGTGCCGCAAGGCAAGCATCCGTTTATTGTGGTGATGCTCAAGCGCGAAGGCCAGACGATCATCCCCGATGGCAACACCCTAATATACGCCGGCGACGAAGCCGTCATTGCCACGCTGGCATCGTAG
- a CDS encoding B3/4 domain-containing protein — protein MKSFIAEDSFWELFPQAAVGVVVVEGMKPAAEIPQEDVDAIAALLDRANIDAERHLTSDTISENAPVKAWREAYRLFKTKKGARCSIENLLKRVLKGKPVGHITPAVDIYNTVSLTYALPVGGEDLHAIEGDLRLKVTDGGDAFLPLGEEADDPTLPGELAYVDDAGAVCRCWNWRDGVRTALSDDSADAFLAIECVEPERMGDCQAAIDRLADLLERYLGATVVVKTLVTRDNPCVEL, from the coding sequence ATGAAGAGCTTTATTGCCGAGGATTCATTCTGGGAGCTGTTTCCGCAGGCAGCGGTCGGTGTAGTGGTCGTGGAGGGTATGAAGCCCGCGGCCGAGATTCCCCAGGAGGACGTGGATGCGATTGCGGCGTTGCTCGACCGCGCCAATATCGATGCGGAGCGCCATCTGACCAGCGATACTATCAGCGAGAACGCACCGGTCAAGGCATGGCGCGAGGCCTATCGTCTGTTCAAGACTAAAAAGGGCGCGCGCTGCTCAATCGAGAACTTGCTCAAACGCGTGCTTAAAGGCAAGCCGGTGGGCCACATTACGCCCGCGGTGGACATCTACAACACGGTGTCGCTGACCTACGCGCTGCCCGTGGGAGGCGAGGACTTGCATGCGATCGAGGGAGACCTTCGCTTGAAGGTGACCGACGGTGGCGACGCGTTCTTGCCGCTTGGCGAGGAAGCGGATGACCCGACGCTGCCCGGCGAGCTGGCCTACGTCGATGATGCGGGCGCCGTGTGCCGCTGCTGGAACTGGCGCGACGGCGTTCGAACGGCCCTGTCCGACGATTCGGCCGACGCGTTCCTGGCGATTGAATGTGTTGAGCCCGAGCGCATGGGGGACTGTCAGGCCGCCATCGACCGTCTTGCCGATTTGCTCGAGCGCTATCTGGGAGCGACGGTTGTCGTTAAGACGCTTGTGACCCGCGACAATCCCTGCGTGGAGTTGTAG
- a CDS encoding lipopolysaccharide biosynthesis protein, translated as MSITPLDSIRRAIARRNGVTDPTVSGGAHGQGGRIENGLFPASHTAEELARIQELSQRNAGGPDSSQTTRRRRERDRQPGPIHRMVNAWWNRLLGAVYGGGFSTQEAEYEDHATRRDYLWNTLGTAVWGMAFPLLTIVSTQLVGAEEAGKFSIAFVTGTLIMIACNYGVRNFQVSDIDEKTSFASYQLNRWLCGALALACGLVYSSARGYDAQMATIGLGVYLYKVIDGIADVYEGRLQQADKLYLAGMSQTLRSAGVIVVFSVALFLTRSMPIAAMAMGIAAIASLVLVTAPLALLETEKSRRVSLREVGHLFIQCAPLFGALFLFNLIESMPKFVMEGTLAYKYQLYFNALFFPAQAILLGIGFIYKPQLLRLSSIWANPRKRRRFDLIIVAVMALIVVITGACAAFMAGPGIPIMSFMYGLNFERYRTLALLMVVAGGVTAAIDFIYAIITVLRHAGDVTKIYLICFAVSVVVPVILIKLLDLMGAVVSYLAIMALLLVLLIIEYAHIRQRIERDRNPYGA; from the coding sequence TTGAGCATCACGCCCCTCGATAGCATCCGCCGCGCCATCGCCCGCCGCAACGGCGTCACCGACCCCACCGTATCGGGCGGGGCGCACGGGCAGGGCGGACGCATCGAGAACGGCCTGTTCCCCGCATCGCACACCGCCGAGGAGCTCGCACGAATCCAAGAGCTGAGCCAGCGTAACGCCGGCGGTCCCGACAGCAGCCAGACCACACGCCGTCGCCGCGAGCGCGATCGCCAACCCGGCCCCATCCACCGCATGGTCAATGCCTGGTGGAACCGCCTTCTCGGAGCCGTCTACGGCGGCGGCTTTTCCACGCAAGAAGCCGAGTACGAAGATCACGCCACCCGTCGCGACTACCTTTGGAATACCCTGGGCACCGCCGTATGGGGCATGGCGTTTCCCCTGCTCACCATTGTGTCGACGCAGCTCGTAGGCGCCGAGGAGGCCGGCAAGTTCTCCATCGCCTTTGTCACCGGCACGCTCATCATGATCGCGTGCAACTACGGCGTCCGCAACTTTCAGGTCTCGGACATCGATGAAAAGACGTCCTTCGCCTCCTACCAGCTCAACCGCTGGCTCTGCGGAGCGCTCGCGCTGGCATGCGGCCTGGTATACAGCAGCGCCCGCGGCTACGATGCACAGATGGCCACGATCGGCCTGGGCGTCTACCTGTATAAGGTGATCGACGGCATCGCCGACGTGTACGAGGGCCGCCTGCAGCAGGCCGACAAGCTCTATTTGGCCGGCATGAGCCAAACGCTGCGTTCCGCCGGCGTCATCGTGGTCTTTAGCGTGGCACTGTTCCTCACACGCAGCATGCCCATCGCGGCCATGGCCATGGGCATCGCCGCGATTGCCTCGCTCGTGCTGGTCACCGCGCCGCTGGCCCTGCTCGAAACCGAAAAATCGCGCCGCGTGAGCCTGCGCGAGGTCGGCCACCTGTTTATCCAGTGCGCCCCGCTCTTTGGTGCGCTGTTCCTGTTCAACCTTATCGAGAGCATGCCCAAGTTCGTGATGGAGGGCACGCTGGCCTACAAGTATCAGCTGTACTTTAATGCACTGTTCTTTCCGGCGCAGGCCATTTTGCTGGGCATTGGATTTATCTATAAACCGCAGCTCCTGCGTCTGTCGAGCATTTGGGCGAATCCGCGCAAGCGTCGCCGCTTTGACCTGATTATTGTTGCCGTTATGGCACTGATCGTGGTCATTACCGGAGCATGCGCCGCATTTATGGCAGGCCCCGGCATCCCCATCATGAGCTTTATGTACGGCCTCAACTTTGAGCGCTACCGCACGCTGGCACTGCTAATGGTTGTCGCCGGCGGCGTCACCGCGGCAATCGACTTTATCTACGCCATCATCACGGTGTTGCGCCACGCCGGCGACGTCACCAAGATCTACCTGATCTGCTTCGCCGTAAGCGTGGTGGTGCCGGTGATCCTGATTAAGCTGCTGGATCTGATGGGCGCTGTGGTGAGCTACCTAGCCATCATGGCCCTGCTCCTGGTGCTACTGATCATCGAGTACGCCCACATCCGCCAACGCATCGAACGCGACCGCAACCCATACGGCGCCTAA
- a CDS encoding metallophosphoesterase family protein, protein MAIYVTSDAHGHVRALDEALSKISLTSDDTLYVLGDMIDRGPDPVGVIKLVRSLPNAHVLKGNHEQIMLDAIIGQDPLDAETWDINGGWTTREQLNDMEFEAYEELVRWMATLPLYAVAETDERSYLLVHAGIQTEAARAFLLEHGVDCADGAGAVDADRELLQQMLAVQSSDDLLWIRHGYWDASTGLLSAEGNGPVVVSGHTPTVSLGRYCEVGGLAGLDEESGRGRIVRLGGEDTAGVPDRIDIDCAAATGSEFGRVGILRLDDGAEFYANIRPGE, encoded by the coding sequence ATGGCGATCTATGTGACATCTGATGCTCACGGGCACGTGCGTGCGCTTGACGAGGCCCTGTCTAAGATCTCGTTGACGTCCGACGACACGCTGTACGTGCTGGGCGACATGATCGATCGCGGGCCCGATCCGGTCGGCGTTATTAAGCTCGTGCGCTCGCTGCCCAACGCCCACGTGCTCAAGGGTAATCACGAGCAGATCATGCTCGATGCCATCATTGGTCAGGATCCGCTCGATGCCGAGACCTGGGATATCAACGGTGGCTGGACGACGCGCGAGCAGCTCAACGACATGGAATTTGAGGCGTACGAGGAGCTCGTGCGTTGGATGGCGACGCTGCCGCTCTATGCGGTGGCCGAGACTGACGAGCGTTCGTATCTGCTGGTGCACGCCGGTATTCAGACCGAGGCGGCGCGGGCGTTTTTGCTTGAACATGGGGTTGATTGTGCCGATGGTGCGGGGGCGGTGGATGCCGATCGCGAGCTACTGCAGCAGATGCTTGCGGTGCAGTCGTCCGATGACTTGCTGTGGATTCGTCACGGCTACTGGGATGCGTCGACGGGGCTGCTTTCCGCCGAGGGCAATGGCCCGGTCGTGGTGAGCGGCCACACGCCCACGGTGTCGCTTGGACGTTATTGCGAGGTCGGCGGCCTGGCGGGACTCGATGAGGAGTCGGGCCGCGGGCGGATTGTGCGGCTGGGCGGCGAGGATACCGCCGGCGTACCCGATCGCATCGACATCGACTGCGCCGCCGCCACTGGGTCGGAGTTCGGCCGCGTGGGCATCCTGCGCCTGGATGATGGTGCGGAGTTCTACGCGAATATTCGCCCCGGGGAATAA
- a CDS encoding L-lactate permease: MDVAAFLLALVPIIWLVVMLLCFKWPAWKAAIGSFVLSCVLAFAWWHLPVAQIATASLEGFLMALWPIVLVIIAAVFTYNLCVRTGAMDVIGSMITSISSDRRLLALLVAWCFGGFMEGMAGFGTAVAIPAGMLAGLGFEAVPAVLICLLANGVPTPYGSIGIPTVSVADLVGLDSLHLATVQLVQLAPFFVVMPLLIVLVAGRVTDDQGDVASVGERLHGVAGIALLSGASFVGAALVVAMFVGPELAVVVGSIVSLALTAALAMRAEKSGHLDARFHMNIEAGEQLTAKSALSAWSCFILIFVLLLGTSNLVPAVHAALAPFASHVQVYCGENPGTLTFSWINTPGVWIFLAAFIGGAIQGASPRMMGEVLAATVKQMMPTVITMLSVLGCAKVMGYAGMISSISAFCIAVAGGLYPILAPWIGAVGAFVTGSGTSSGMLFGPIQSQAASALGVSDYWMVALNALGVAAGKMVSPQTLAIGLAAVHVRGKDAELLGAVLPYAAGMLVLMSVIAMLGQGLPL, from the coding sequence ATGGACGTCGCCGCATTTTTGCTGGCTCTTGTGCCTATCATCTGGCTTGTCGTGATGCTGCTGTGCTTTAAATGGCCGGCCTGGAAAGCCGCGATTGGTTCGTTTGTTCTTTCGTGCGTGCTCGCCTTTGCGTGGTGGCATTTGCCGGTGGCGCAGATAGCCACGGCCTCGCTCGAGGGCTTTTTGATGGCGCTGTGGCCCATCGTGTTGGTGATTATCGCCGCCGTCTTTACGTATAACCTCTGCGTTCGCACGGGCGCCATGGACGTGATCGGCAGCATGATCACCTCCATCAGCAGCGATCGCCGTCTGCTGGCGCTGCTCGTGGCGTGGTGCTTCGGCGGCTTTATGGAGGGCATGGCTGGCTTTGGTACCGCTGTCGCCATTCCCGCCGGCATGCTCGCGGGCCTTGGTTTTGAGGCCGTGCCTGCCGTGCTGATCTGCCTGCTGGCCAACGGCGTGCCCACGCCCTACGGCTCCATCGGCATCCCCACGGTGTCCGTTGCCGACCTGGTGGGTCTGGATTCCCTGCACCTGGCGACCGTTCAGCTGGTGCAGCTCGCACCGTTCTTTGTGGTGATGCCGCTGCTCATCGTGTTGGTTGCGGGCCGCGTGACCGACGATCAAGGCGATGTTGCGAGCGTAGGCGAGCGCCTGCACGGCGTGGCCGGTATCGCGCTGCTCTCTGGCGCGTCCTTTGTCGGCGCTGCCCTGGTCGTCGCTATGTTTGTGGGCCCCGAGCTTGCCGTGGTCGTGGGCTCCATCGTGTCGCTCGCGCTGACCGCCGCGCTTGCCATGCGCGCCGAGAAGTCCGGTCACCTGGACGCGCGCTTTCACATGAATATCGAGGCCGGTGAGCAGCTCACCGCTAAGTCGGCGCTTTCTGCCTGGTCGTGTTTCATCCTGATTTTTGTACTGCTGTTGGGTACGTCCAACCTGGTGCCCGCCGTGCATGCCGCGCTTGCGCCCTTTGCGAGTCACGTGCAGGTGTATTGCGGCGAGAACCCCGGCACGCTCACGTTTTCGTGGATTAACACGCCGGGTGTTTGGATCTTCCTGGCCGCGTTTATCGGCGGCGCCATTCAGGGGGCTTCGCCGCGCATGATGGGCGAGGTGCTGGCCGCGACTGTGAAGCAGATGATGCCGACGGTAATCACGATGCTTTCGGTGCTGGGCTGTGCCAAGGTGATGGGCTATGCGGGCATGATCTCTTCGATCAGTGCGTTCTGCATTGCCGTCGCCGGTGGTCTGTACCCGATTCTGGCCCCGTGGATCGGTGCCGTCGGTGCGTTCGTGACCGGTTCGGGCACATCGTCGGGCATGCTGTTTGGTCCCATTCAGAGCCAGGCCGCTTCGGCGCTGGGTGTGAGCGACTACTGGATGGTTGCGTTGAACGCCCTGGGTGTCGCCGCCGGTAAGATGGTCTCGCCGCAGACGCTCGCGATTGGCCTCGCTGCCGTGCACGTGCGCGGTAAGGACGCCGAGCTTCTGGGCGCAGTGCTGCCCTACGCCGCCGGCATGCTGGTCCTCATGAGCGTCATCGCCATGCTCGGCCAAGGCCTGCCGCTGTAG
- the pckA gene encoding phosphoenolpyruvate carboxykinase (ATP), with protein MPGVTPAEVLSNFGITLVEDPAENQPRLLVDLPAAELVEHAIRREEGRMASNGALVIETGERTGRSPNDRFIVDTPDVHDKIAWGAVNRPLSIESYEAIKAGIVDFLNERDVFVTRGMAGADRNHTRRLLVACERASQALFIKQMLARPLAREIARTGEPDFCVLAAPGYQCDPAIKGLNSSAAVVINFQERVILVAGTGYSGEIKKSIFSVMNYLLPVEDDVLPMHCSASMDPVTHETAVFFGLSGTGKTTLSANPTRLLIGDDEHGWSDMGIFNVEGGCYAKCEGLDAFHEPEIFNAVRFGAICENVVLDENRKPNYDDVSITHNTRVAYPVEHIPNAWTKGMGTTPSVVLFLTCDAFGVLPPISRLTADAAMYHFVTGFTAKIPGTEVGVTEPTPTFSSLFGEPFMPLDPMVYAKMLGERIADGRTRVYLVNTGWIGGGYGVGHRIELAYTRALVARALDGTIEDSEFVHDDIFNVDIPTTCHGVPDGILVPRQYWQSTARYDEAAHNLAVMFEENFEKKYSHLPESVKAAGPHAQVPADARHRGRGLLGLRH; from the coding sequence ATGCCTGGTGTTACCCCTGCAGAAGTTCTGTCCAACTTTGGTATTACGCTGGTCGAAGATCCCGCCGAGAATCAGCCTCGTTTGCTGGTCGATCTACCCGCCGCGGAGCTTGTCGAGCACGCCATCCGCCGCGAAGAAGGCCGCATGGCATCCAACGGCGCGCTGGTGATCGAGACGGGGGAGCGCACCGGCCGTTCTCCCAACGATCGCTTTATCGTCGACACCCCCGATGTCCACGACAAGATTGCCTGGGGCGCCGTCAACCGCCCGCTTTCGATCGAGAGCTACGAGGCCATCAAGGCCGGTATCGTCGACTTTCTCAACGAGCGCGATGTATTCGTCACGCGCGGCATGGCGGGCGCCGACCGCAACCACACGCGTCGCCTGCTCGTCGCCTGCGAGCGCGCCAGCCAGGCGCTCTTTATTAAGCAAATGCTCGCTCGTCCGCTTGCCCGCGAAATCGCGCGCACTGGCGAGCCGGACTTTTGCGTGCTCGCCGCTCCCGGCTACCAGTGCGATCCCGCCATTAAGGGCCTCAACTCCAGCGCCGCCGTGGTCATTAACTTCCAGGAGCGCGTGATTTTGGTTGCCGGCACCGGTTACTCCGGCGAAATCAAAAAGTCCATCTTCAGCGTTATGAACTACCTACTGCCCGTCGAGGACGACGTGCTGCCCATGCACTGCTCGGCCAGCATGGATCCCGTCACGCACGAGACGGCCGTGTTCTTTGGCCTTTCGGGCACGGGCAAGACCACGCTTTCGGCCAACCCCACGCGTCTGCTGATCGGCGACGACGAGCACGGCTGGTCCGACATGGGCATCTTTAACGTCGAGGGCGGCTGCTACGCCAAGTGCGAGGGCTTGGATGCGTTCCACGAGCCCGAGATCTTCAACGCCGTTCGCTTTGGCGCCATCTGCGAAAACGTGGTGCTCGATGAGAATCGCAAGCCTAACTATGATGATGTCTCGATCACGCACAACACGCGCGTGGCCTATCCCGTCGAGCATATCCCCAACGCGTGGACCAAGGGTATGGGCACCACCCCGAGCGTCGTGTTGTTTTTGACCTGCGATGCCTTTGGCGTGCTGCCGCCTATCTCGCGCCTGACGGCCGATGCAGCCATGTATCACTTTGTGACGGGCTTCACCGCCAAGATCCCCGGTACCGAGGTCGGCGTCACCGAGCCCACGCCCACGTTCTCCTCGCTGTTTGGCGAGCCGTTTATGCCGCTCGATCCCATGGTCTATGCCAAGATGCTCGGCGAGCGTATCGCCGACGGACGCACCCGCGTCTATCTGGTCAACACCGGCTGGATTGGCGGCGGTTATGGCGTGGGCCATCGCATCGAACTGGCCTACACGCGCGCCCTGGTGGCCCGCGCCCTCGACGGTACCATCGAGGACAGTGAGTTCGTGCACGACGATATCTTTAATGTCGACATTCCCACTACGTGCCACGGTGTGCCCGACGGTATCCTGGTGCCGCGCCAGTACTGGCAGAGCACCGCGCGCTACGACGAGGCAGCGCACAACCTGGCGGTGATGTTTGAGGAGAACTTCGAGAAGAAGTACTCGCACCTGCCCGAGTCCGTTAAGGCCGCTGGTCCGCACGCTCAGGTGCCCGCCGACGCCCGTCATCGCGGCCGTGGCCTGCTGGGACTCCGCCATTAG
- a CDS encoding DUF3800 domain-containing protein — protein sequence MSELSVFVDESGDLGGVSNYYLVTLVFHDQNDAIVERIDRYERALSQSSLPNTPFHAGPLLNGNGDYKDLPKEQRRHMLSAFRAFIQHLPIRYLCLQYRMSEFAGNQNGLAERMRRDLTVELFDHLKVFQRYDTVKIYYDNGQPIVTEVIHSALEYVLARDVIVYREATPRAYRLFQVADYICTIELTAIKFDSKEDTKTDRLFFGTRRTFKKGFLLYLRKKRMN from the coding sequence ATGAGCGAACTCTCCGTCTTTGTTGACGAATCTGGCGACCTCGGAGGCGTCTCCAACTACTACCTCGTCACCCTCGTTTTTCACGATCAAAACGATGCAATCGTTGAACGCATTGACCGCTACGAGCGCGCCCTGTCGCAGTCCTCGCTTCCCAATACGCCTTTTCATGCAGGACCCCTACTGAATGGAAACGGCGACTACAAAGATCTTCCCAAGGAGCAGCGAAGGCACATGTTGAGCGCATTTCGCGCGTTCATTCAGCATCTCCCCATACGCTATCTCTGTCTGCAATACCGAATGAGCGAATTCGCCGGCAATCAAAACGGTCTCGCGGAGAGAATGAGGCGAGACCTCACAGTTGAGCTTTTCGACCATCTGAAAGTCTTCCAGCGATACGACACCGTTAAGATTTACTACGACAACGGCCAACCGATTGTAACGGAGGTCATTCATTCTGCGCTTGAGTACGTTCTAGCAAGGGATGTCATCGTATACCGAGAAGCCACACCACGAGCCTACCGGCTATTCCAAGTTGCTGACTACATCTGTACGATCGAGCTAACGGCTATCAAGTTTGACAGCAAGGAAGATACAAAGACTGATCGGCTATTTTTTGGAACCCGAAGGACGTTCAAAAAGGGATTTCTCTTATATCTCAGGAAGAAAAGGATGAACTGA